One stretch of Caloenas nicobarica isolate bCalNic1 chromosome 4, bCalNic1.hap1, whole genome shotgun sequence DNA includes these proteins:
- the USP38 gene encoding ubiquitin carboxyl-terminal hydrolase 38, translating to MDKILEGLVSSSHPLPLKRVIVRRVVESAETPLSQAQCRAMFALSTRLVLQGPDPFQRQVGRQVLEAYGRYHRDEFEAFFNRGLVLGLLQRGYGELSSRDPAILDYIQAGLRLIMSCPSVLELFELLQVEALRLVCERPAPPLCARLCQLLGDFPQCLPRGRKLSLAFCQQLVRSIAHFQSQGSREAELRLYVSQVTQVSGLLRSVWKAEPDTLLPSLQELFAVISAADTSFEPSVALASLVQHIPLQMITVLIRSLTTDPNVKDASMTQALCRMIDWLSWPLAQHVETWVIALLKGLAAVQKFTILIDVTLLKIELVFNRLWFPLVRPGALAVLSHMLLSFQHSPEAFHLIVPHVVSLVQSFKRDGLPSSTAFLMQLTELIHCMMYHYSGFPELYEPILEAIKDMPKPSEEKIKLILSQSAWTSQSSSLPSCLSRLSGKSETGKTGLINLGNTCYMNSVIQALFMATDFRRHVLSLNLNGCNSLMRKLQHLFAFLAHTQREAYAPRIFFEASRPPWFTPRSQQDCSEYLRFLLDRLHEEERTLKALCSTKTSEGTTDEECQTQEAVHKAQVFAEAPCMGSEERTLIEKMFGGKLKTTICCLNCKSTSQKEEAFTDLSLAFCPPTSLENVDPKCVERSEVKDDYMVQANTTATSPAGETPLDNLEANGGHDTVMNEGTIKDFSTEPNSENTTNSELNKVQDNGDMSQRLVGKNTPSVTDLLNYFLAPEILSGDNKYYCEKCASLQNAEKTMQIIEEPEYLILTLLRFSYDPKCHIRRKILDNVSLPLVLELPVKKATSPLAVVSGGWSVGVEISDIGENLAKKLKPSGADEVTCPQLVPYTLSSVVVHSGVSSESGHYYSYARNVTGSGPSRLCHQSTALSLVSPQAKLLTEESPCTVLENELDPEMLREWFLFNDSRVTFTSFQSVQKITSRFPKDTAYVLFYKKQNSTSGFNNNSANGLWVNGDPPLQKDLMDAITKDNKLYLQEQELSARTQALQAASASCSFRPNGFDDNDPPGSCGPTGGGGGGGFSTVGRLVF from the exons ATGGACAAGATCCTGGAGGGGCTGGTGAGCTCGTCCCACCCGCTGCCGCTGAAGCGGGTGATCGTGCGGCGGGTGGTGGAGTCGGCGGAGACGCCGCTGAGCCAGGCGCAGTGCCGCGCCATGTTCGCCCTCAGCACCCggctggtgctgcagggccCCGACCCCTTCCAGCGGCAGGTGGGCCGGCAGGTGCTGGAGGCCTACGGCCGCTACCACCGCGACGAGTTCGAGGCCTTCTTCAACCGCGGGCTCGTCCTCGGCCTCCTGCAGCGCGGCTACGGCGAGCTGAGCAGCCGCGACCCCGCCATCCTCGACTACATCCAGGCGGGGCTGCGCCTCATCATGAGCTGCCCCTCGGTGCTGGAGCTCTTCGAGCTGCTGCAGGTGGAGGCCCTGCGGCTGGTGTGCGAGCGGCCGGCGCCGCCGCTCTGCGCCCGCCTGTGCCAGCTGCTGGGCGACTTCCCGCAGTGCCTGCCCCGCGGCAGGAAGCTCTCCCTCGccttctgccagcagctggTCCGCAGCATCGCCCACTTCCAGAGCCAGGGCAGCCGGGAGGCCGAGCTGCGCCTCTACGTCTCGCAGGTGACCCAGGTCAGCGGGCTGCTGCGGAGCGTCTGGAAGGCCGAGCCCGACAcgctgctgccctccctgcaagAGCTCTTTGCTGTTATCTCCGCCGCCG ATACTTCCTTCGAACCTTCTGTTGCACTGGCAAGTCTTGTGCAGCATATCCCATTACAGATGATTACAGTACTCATCAGGAGCCTTACTACAGATCCAAATGTGAAAGATGCAAGTATGACCCAAGCTCTGTGCAG aatgaTAGACTGGTTGTCCTGGCCTCTGGCTCAGCACGTGGAAACATGGGTGATTGCACTGCTGAAGGGACTGGCCGCAGTCCAGAAGTTTACCATCCTTATTGATGTCACTCTGCTTAAGATTGAATTG gTCTTTAATCGACTTTGGTTTCCTCTAGTGAGGCCTGGTGCCCTTGCTGTCCTTTCTCACATGTTGCTTAGTTTTCAGCATTCTCCAGAAGCTTTTCATTTG ATTGTCCCACATGTGGTTAGTTTGGTTCAGTCCTTCAAAAGAGATGGCTTACCTTCCAGTACAGCCTTCTTGATGCAGCTGACCGAGTTGATACACTGTATGATGTATCATTATTCTGGATTTCCAGAGCTCTATGAACCCATTCTGGAAGCTATTAAG GATATGCCCAAACCCagtgaagagaaaattaagttGATTCTCAGTCAGAGTGCCTGGACTTCTCAATCCAGTTCTTTGCCATCTTGTCTATCTAGACTTTCTGGGAAGTCTGAAACGGGGAAGACAGGTCTGATTAATCTAGGAAATACTTGCTACATGAACAGTGTTATTCAGGCACTTTTTATGGCTACAGA tttcagaagACATGTTTTATCTCTAAATCTAAATGGGTGTAATTCACTAATGAGAAAATTACAGcatctttttgcatttttggcCCATACCCAG AGGGAAGCATATGCTCCTAGAATTTTCTTTGAGGCTTCCAGACCACCATGGTTCACCCCTCGATCCCAGCAGGATTGCTCGGAATATCTCAGATTCCTGCTAGACAG GCTGCATGAAGAAGAGAGAACCTTGAAAGCGTTGTGTTCAACAAAGACTTCTGAAGGTACAACAGATGAAGAGTGCCAGACACAAGAAGCTGTCCATAAAGCACAGGTATTTGCAGAAGCACCTTGTATGGGAAGTGAAGAAAGAACTCTGATAGAGAAGATGTTTGGAGGAAAACTGAAGACTACTATATGCTGTTTGAACTGCAAAAGTACATCTCAAAAGGAAGAAGCTTTTACAGATCTCTCTCTGGCTTTCTGTCCTCCAACTTCCTTGGAGAACGTTGACCCAAAATGTGTGGAACGTTCTGAAGTGAAAGACGACTACATGGTGCAAGCTAATACTACAGCAACTAGTCCTGCTGGAGAAACACCTCTTGATAATTTGGAAGCAAATGGTGGACATGACACAGTAATGAATGAAGGAACGATAAAAGATTTTTCTACTGAGCCAAACTCTGAGAATACCACAAATTCAGAACTCAACAAAGTTCAAGATAATGGGGATATGTCTCAGAGGCTAGTAGGTAAAAACACTCCATCAGTTACAGActtactgaattattttctggcACCTGAGATCCTCAGTGGAGACAATAAGTATTATTGTGAAAAGTGTGCCTCTCTACAGAATGCTGAGAAAACTATGCAAATCATTGAGGAACCTGAATACCTCATTCTCACTCTTTTGAGATTTTCATATGATCCTAAGTGTCATATAAGGCGCAAAATCCTGGACAATGTGTCTCTGCCACTGGTTTTGGAACTGCCAGTCAAAAAAGCAACATCCCCTCTGGCTGTAGTTTCCGGAGGTTGGTCTGTTGGTGTTGAGATTTCTGATATTGGAGAAAATCTTGCTAAAAAACTGAAGCCATCAGGTGCTGATGAAGTGACCTGCCCACAACTGGTGCCCTACACGTTAAGCTCTGTGGTGGTGCATTCTGGTGTATCCTCCGAAAGTGGACATTATTATTCATATGCTAGAAATGTTACGGGGTCAGGGCCATCAAGACTCTGCCACCAGTCTACAGCTCTTTCTTTAGTTTCTCCTCAGGCTAAGTTGCTGACAGAGGAGAGTCCTTGTACTGTTTTAGAAAATGAGTTGGACCCTGAAATGCTGAGAGAATGGTTTCTGTTCAATGACAGCAGAGTGACATTTACCTCATTTCAGTCAGTCCAGAAAATTACCAGTAGATTTCCAAAGGACACTGCTTATGTTCTGTTTTACAAAAAACAGAATAGCACCAGTGGCTTTAACAACAATTCGGCAAATGGACTCTGGGTAAATGGAGACCCTCCCCTGCAAAAAGACCTCATGGATGCAATTACAAAAGATAACAAACTGTACTTGCAG